A section of the Rummeliibacillus pycnus genome encodes:
- a CDS encoding AAA family ATPase, with protein MKPIVLKLTAFGPYKDTETIDFRELGENRLFVISGLTGAGKTTIFDGICFALYGSASGEDRADIKEIRSDFASDEIHTAAELTFIIKGKTYRILRQLPHIKRGNKSATGDKIELVEILPAGEKPVVESQKVLEINRKIEEIIGLSKEQFKQIVMLPQGEFRKLLTSETENKEAILRKIFKTESYRHLADRLKSKKDESEKALNNAKSIQHLHIERVRTSLPNREDSSLQQVLSSEHINMYQLVNALTEEITFYSKEQKIKEKSYQEISSKVEIQHQLVAETKDFNKQLLAYQEKEALLASLESQSMVYEETRQKIEAAKKASHIIPLEDRYFENLRIKKEKEQIFISLQQQYSEVNDLWEKSVTEFENEKLQQPKIEQLTIEIASLKNLEAKFSELKNAVLLLKQKKIIVDQDVKTIEALKSQFDHLNEVRSIQSETIKNLTEQLEHFDEKKEQLINLKEKTEAWQNWQQHVAATKKLQELEVKKKLIYDQASARYRKEEQKRLSNQASILAAQLVEGQPCPVCGSLEHHAVKSSVDDSISDEQLSFLKSQTEQATNQYFELHGRVQASNQQLHQLEEKLKLLGVEPQEGHNIVNQYKELLSEIDQLKLRKKELENLQNQQKQLDQQIEIQIQKKQQIEIEKNTHLEDFYHAQAEYTSIQKEIPENIPTIEVLQSTIQSTTSNRDQLRQRYEQAQQQQEMANRQVVSLTASMKSAEQSKKEAQEMLQHAENRFKEAVFTAGFENGNAYQKARLKPEEIEKLEVHYTNYVKQKYALMEQLKEGADKYAEKMLKDELQLEQRLENLRQQLIEASDLLHQTKQFQLNAMQLAKDIKNVSEQIMTLEEKCSKIIDLYDLLRGQNQLKISFERYLQIEYLEQIISAANERLNPISNGQYRLIRSDRQEARGKQSGLGLDVYDAYTGQNRDVKTLSGGEKFNASLSLALGMSDVIQSFQGNIQIETMFIDEGFGTLDEEALNKAINTLIELQNTGRMIGIISHVAELKDAMPALLEVKKSKEGYSHTRFILK; from the coding sequence ATGAAACCGATTGTGTTAAAACTAACAGCATTTGGTCCGTATAAAGATACAGAGACAATTGATTTTAGAGAATTAGGAGAAAATAGATTATTTGTTATTTCTGGATTAACAGGTGCAGGGAAAACAACTATTTTTGATGGGATCTGTTTCGCGCTCTATGGTTCAGCTAGCGGTGAAGACCGAGCAGATATTAAAGAAATACGAAGCGATTTTGCAAGTGATGAAATTCATACAGCTGCAGAGTTAACTTTCATCATTAAAGGAAAAACGTACCGAATTTTACGTCAGCTACCTCACATAAAAAGAGGAAACAAATCAGCTACTGGTGATAAAATTGAACTTGTTGAAATTTTACCTGCAGGAGAAAAACCAGTAGTTGAATCTCAAAAAGTACTAGAAATTAACCGCAAAATTGAAGAAATAATTGGTTTATCAAAAGAGCAATTTAAACAAATCGTCATGCTGCCTCAAGGTGAATTTAGAAAATTATTAACATCTGAAACAGAAAACAAAGAAGCGATTCTTCGTAAAATTTTTAAAACAGAGTCGTATCGACATTTAGCAGATCGTTTAAAAAGCAAAAAAGATGAGTCCGAAAAAGCACTGAATAATGCAAAGTCCATTCAACATTTACATATTGAGCGTGTTCGAACATCTTTACCAAATCGAGAAGATTCTTCATTACAACAGGTGTTGTCCTCTGAACATATCAATATGTATCAATTAGTAAATGCATTAACCGAAGAGATCACTTTTTACTCAAAAGAACAAAAAATAAAAGAGAAATCTTACCAAGAAATATCTTCAAAAGTAGAGATTCAACATCAATTAGTTGCAGAAACAAAGGACTTCAATAAACAATTACTTGCTTATCAAGAAAAAGAAGCACTTCTAGCCTCATTGGAAAGTCAATCTATGGTATATGAGGAAACTAGACAGAAAATAGAGGCTGCAAAAAAAGCTAGCCATATAATCCCTTTAGAAGACCGATATTTTGAAAATCTGCGTATTAAAAAGGAAAAAGAACAGATATTCATATCATTACAACAGCAATATAGCGAAGTAAATGATTTATGGGAAAAATCGGTGACTGAATTTGAAAATGAAAAATTGCAACAACCTAAAATTGAACAATTAACGATTGAGATTGCATCTCTTAAAAACTTAGAGGCAAAATTTAGTGAATTAAAGAATGCAGTTTTATTATTAAAACAGAAGAAAATAATTGTTGATCAAGATGTCAAAACAATTGAAGCGTTAAAATCACAATTTGATCATCTAAATGAAGTTAGATCAATACAATCGGAAACTATCAAAAATCTAACTGAGCAATTAGAACATTTTGATGAAAAGAAAGAACAATTAATCAATTTAAAAGAAAAAACAGAGGCATGGCAGAATTGGCAACAACATGTAGCAGCAACAAAAAAATTACAAGAACTTGAAGTTAAAAAAAAGCTCATTTATGATCAAGCATCTGCAAGATATCGTAAAGAAGAACAAAAAAGGCTTAGTAATCAGGCGAGTATTTTAGCTGCACAACTTGTTGAAGGACAACCATGCCCCGTTTGTGGCAGTCTTGAACACCATGCTGTAAAATCGAGTGTTGATGATTCAATTAGTGATGAGCAACTCTCATTCTTAAAATCACAAACAGAACAGGCGACTAATCAATATTTTGAATTGCATGGCAGAGTTCAAGCGAGCAACCAACAATTACATCAACTTGAAGAAAAGTTAAAGCTATTAGGAGTGGAACCACAAGAAGGTCATAATATTGTCAATCAATATAAAGAACTTTTATCCGAAATTGATCAATTAAAATTAAGAAAAAAAGAACTAGAAAATTTACAAAACCAACAAAAACAACTAGACCAACAAATAGAGATACAAATTCAGAAGAAACAACAAATAGAAATTGAAAAAAATACGCACCTTGAAGATTTCTATCATGCACAAGCAGAATATACAAGTATTCAAAAGGAAATTCCTGAAAACATTCCAACAATTGAAGTGCTTCAAAGTACAATTCAATCAACTACATCAAATCGTGATCAACTAAGACAACGATATGAACAGGCACAACAACAACAGGAAATGGCAAACAGACAAGTTGTTTCATTAACCGCTTCTATGAAAAGTGCAGAGCAAAGTAAAAAAGAAGCGCAAGAAATGCTACAACATGCAGAAAATCGATTCAAAGAAGCAGTATTTACAGCTGGATTTGAAAATGGCAATGCGTATCAAAAAGCACGATTAAAACCAGAAGAGATAGAGAAACTTGAAGTGCATTACACGAATTATGTAAAACAAAAATATGCATTAATGGAACAATTAAAAGAAGGAGCAGATAAATACGCAGAAAAAATGCTTAAAGATGAGTTACAGTTGGAACAACGTCTAGAAAATCTACGTCAACAATTAATCGAAGCTAGTGACCTACTACATCAAACAAAACAATTTCAATTGAATGCTATGCAATTAGCAAAAGATATTAAAAATGTTAGTGAACAGATTATGACACTGGAAGAAAAGTGTTCTAAAATAATTGATTTGTATGATTTACTACGAGGGCAAAACCAATTAAAAATTTCATTTGAACGGTATTTGCAAATTGAATACTTAGAGCAAATTATTAGTGCTGCCAATGAACGTTTGAATCCTATTTCGAATGGACAATACCGCTTAATTAGATCTGATCGACAAGAGGCCAGAGGGAAACAAAGTGGCTTAGGATTAGATGTATATGATGCTTATACAGGTCAAAATCGAGATGTCAAGACACTATCTGGGGGAGAAAAATTCAACGCTTCTTTATCATTAGCACTCGGCATGTCTGATGTTATTCAATCATTCCAAGGAAATATCCAAATTGAAACAATGTTCATTGATGAAGGATTTGGAACACTTGATGAAGAAGCATTAAATAAAGCGATTAATACTTTGATCGAATTACAAAATACCGGTAGAATGATTGGCATCATCTCACATGTTGCTGAACTAAAAGACGCGATGCCAGCTCTATTAGAAGTGAAAAAAAGTAAAGAAGGATATAGTCATACCCGTTTTATTTTAAAATAA
- a CDS encoding argininosuccinate synthase codes for MAKKLVLAYSGGLDTSVAIQWLKDKGYDVVACCLDVGEGKDLEFVQKKALEVGAVESYIVDAKDEFAEEYALISLQGHTWYEQKYPLVSALSRPLISKKLVEIAEKTGAVAVAHGCTGKGNDQVRFEVSIKALNPDLEVLAPVREWAWSREEEIEYAKTKNIPIPINLDSPFSIDQNLWGRANECGILEDPWAAPPADAYDLTVAIEDAPDTPDVIEIEFEQGVPVALDGVQYKLADLILKLNELAGKHGVGRIDHVENRLVGIKSREVYEIPGAHTLLLAHKELEDITLVKELAHFKPVIEKKLTEIIYDGLWFSPLRVAIEAFLKETQKYVNGTVRVKLFKGHAIVEGRKSPNSLYNEKLATYTKDDEFNHASAVGFIELFGLPTKVNAMVNNKGAKKVQA; via the coding sequence ATGGCAAAAAAACTTGTATTAGCTTATTCAGGCGGTTTAGATACATCAGTAGCCATCCAATGGTTAAAAGATAAAGGATACGACGTTGTAGCTTGTTGCTTAGACGTTGGTGAAGGTAAAGACTTAGAATTTGTACAAAAGAAAGCACTAGAAGTTGGTGCTGTAGAATCTTACATTGTAGATGCGAAAGATGAGTTTGCTGAAGAATATGCATTAATCTCATTACAAGGTCACACTTGGTATGAACAAAAATATCCATTAGTTTCTGCTTTATCTCGTCCTTTAATTTCTAAAAAATTAGTAGAAATTGCAGAAAAAACTGGTGCTGTTGCAGTAGCACATGGATGTACTGGTAAGGGGAATGACCAAGTTCGTTTTGAAGTTTCAATCAAAGCGTTAAACCCAGATTTAGAAGTTTTAGCACCAGTTCGTGAGTGGGCTTGGAGCCGTGAAGAAGAAATTGAATATGCTAAAACAAAAAATATTCCAATTCCCATCAATTTAGATAGCCCATTCTCAATTGACCAAAACTTATGGGGTCGTGCAAACGAATGCGGTATTTTAGAAGATCCATGGGCAGCACCTCCAGCAGATGCTTATGATTTAACTGTTGCTATTGAAGATGCACCTGATACACCTGATGTTATCGAAATCGAATTCGAACAAGGTGTTCCAGTAGCACTTGATGGTGTTCAATATAAATTAGCCGATTTAATCTTAAAATTAAATGAATTAGCTGGTAAACATGGTGTTGGCCGTATCGACCATGTAGAAAACCGATTAGTTGGTATTAAATCACGTGAAGTATACGAAATTCCAGGTGCACATACTTTACTTCTTGCTCACAAAGAATTAGAAGATATTACGCTTGTAAAAGAATTAGCTCACTTCAAACCAGTGATTGAGAAAAAATTAACCGAAATCATCTATGACGGTCTATGGTTCTCACCATTACGTGTTGCAATTGAAGCATTCTTAAAAGAAACTCAAAAATATGTAAATGGTACAGTTCGAGTAAAATTATTTAAAGGTCATGCAATTGTTGAAGGACGTAAATCTCCTAACTCTTTATATAACGAAAAATTAGCTACTTATACAAAAGACGATGAATTTAACCATGCATCTGCTGTAGGTTTTATCGAATTATTTGGTTTACCAACAAAAGTAAATGCAATGGTTAACAACAAAGGAGCAAAGAAGGTGCAAGCATGA
- a CDS encoding exonuclease SbcCD subunit D encodes MKIFHTADWHLGKLVQGVSMTEDQAYILQQFLHDIDEEKPDVVVIAGDLYDRSVPPTEAVSLLDEILSEIAIKREIPVVAIAGNHDSPGRIHFGSRFMGAKGLHIIGNLSKNLKPVVMQDRFGEVHFHLIPYTDPSHVRYIFEDDSVKTQQDAMAKILDHVVDSLDSNARHVLVGHAFVTKNGVEEENSTDAERPLSIGGSECIDAKLFAPFHYTALGHLHQAHFVDSEKIRYSGSPLKYSVSEEKHKKGYLMVDLAADGSIHITKKELKPRRDLRTVENTMEEILKSPKSEDYVFVKLLDETPIISPMEKIRSVYPNAMHVERISLRDFNNVHEEIVSRQKMDDITLFKSFYHEILGKDADEKMIELFQEVLQEEMLENREVEVKS; translated from the coding sequence ATGAAAATTTTTCATACAGCCGATTGGCATTTAGGAAAATTAGTACAAGGTGTATCGATGACTGAAGATCAAGCCTATATTTTACAACAATTTTTACACGATATTGATGAAGAAAAACCAGATGTTGTCGTGATCGCAGGCGATTTATATGATCGTTCTGTTCCTCCTACAGAAGCTGTTTCATTATTGGATGAAATTCTATCAGAAATTGCCATTAAAAGGGAAATACCAGTTGTTGCAATTGCTGGGAATCATGATAGCCCCGGACGTATCCACTTTGGCTCTCGATTTATGGGGGCAAAGGGACTTCATATCATAGGAAATTTATCAAAGAATTTAAAACCAGTTGTAATGCAAGATCGATTTGGAGAAGTCCATTTTCATCTGATTCCCTATACAGATCCATCACATGTTCGATATATTTTTGAAGATGATTCGGTTAAAACACAACAAGATGCGATGGCAAAAATCCTAGACCATGTGGTTGACTCTTTAGATTCAAATGCTAGACATGTATTAGTTGGACATGCTTTTGTTACTAAAAATGGTGTTGAAGAAGAAAATAGTACTGACGCAGAACGCCCATTATCGATTGGTGGCTCTGAATGTATTGATGCGAAACTATTTGCACCATTTCACTACACAGCACTTGGACATTTGCATCAAGCACACTTTGTAGATTCAGAAAAGATACGATACTCAGGTTCTCCCTTAAAGTACTCTGTATCTGAAGAAAAACATAAAAAAGGGTATCTTATGGTTGATTTAGCTGCAGACGGTTCCATTCATATCACAAAGAAAGAACTCAAACCTAGAAGGGATTTAAGAACAGTTGAAAACACAATGGAAGAAATCTTAAAATCTCCAAAAAGTGAAGATTATGTGTTTGTAAAACTATTAGATGAAACGCCGATTATCTCACCAATGGAGAAGATTCGTTCCGTTTATCCAAACGCTATGCATGTTGAACGAATCTCATTAAGAGATTTTAACAATGTACATGAAGAAATCGTATCACGACAAAAAATGGATGACATTACTTTGTTTAAATCTTTTTATCATGAAATTTTAGGGAAAGATGCAGATGAGAAAATGATTGAACTTTTCCAAGAAGTATTACAAGAAGAAATGCTTGAAAACCGTGAAGTTGAGGTGAAGAGTTAA
- a CDS encoding MBL fold metallo-hydrolase, with product MIHKIVTPVPFPEGTVNSYIIKDDALSIIDVGTKTPIALEALKEGVKNAGYRMGDIEQVILTHHHPDHVGWIDAFPNAEVLGHVYVDAWLRRDPVFINSHYDFYMDRMKEEGVPEKYFSWVKKMTRSVEMLGERTLTGIIHDGQEIPGHKGLVAIETLGHAQSHLAFWHEEKKAMIGGDLLIAKISSNPLIEPPLNPKAKRAKSLLQYNASIKKLLTLPIEILYSGHGEEITNVHELVNARLEKQHLRAMRVLEMLEERPKTIFELNVEIFPAHYERELGLTLSQTIGQTDYLLDNGFITEEKDENGVYWYAKK from the coding sequence ATGATTCATAAAATTGTTACACCTGTTCCTTTCCCAGAAGGTACAGTTAATTCATATATTATAAAAGATGATGCATTATCCATTATTGACGTTGGTACAAAAACGCCTATAGCTTTGGAAGCATTAAAAGAAGGTGTCAAAAATGCTGGATATCGAATGGGTGATATCGAACAAGTTATTTTAACTCACCATCATCCAGATCATGTAGGTTGGATTGATGCTTTTCCAAATGCCGAAGTGCTTGGACATGTTTATGTAGATGCATGGCTCCGAAGAGATCCTGTATTTATCAATTCACATTATGATTTTTATATGGATCGTATGAAAGAGGAGGGTGTACCAGAAAAGTACTTCTCGTGGGTAAAGAAAATGACACGATCTGTAGAAATGCTGGGAGAACGTACATTGACAGGAATCATTCATGATGGTCAAGAAATCCCAGGCCATAAAGGACTAGTTGCAATTGAGACACTTGGCCATGCACAAAGTCATCTGGCTTTTTGGCATGAAGAAAAAAAGGCGATGATTGGCGGTGACCTGTTAATTGCTAAAATCTCTTCCAACCCTCTAATTGAACCACCTTTAAATCCAAAAGCAAAAAGAGCAAAATCCTTATTACAGTACAATGCATCTATAAAAAAGCTGCTAACATTACCAATTGAAATTCTTTATAGTGGACATGGTGAAGAGATAACAAATGTTCATGAATTAGTGAATGCAAGACTAGAGAAACAGCATCTTCGTGCAATGAGAGTTCTCGAAATGTTAGAAGAACGACCTAAAACAATTTTTGAACTAAATGTAGAGATTTTCCCTGCACATTATGAAAGAGAACTTGGTTTAACTTTGTCTCAAACAATTGGTCAAACTGACTATTTGTTAGATAACGGCTTTATTACAGAAGAAAAAGATGAGAACGGTGTATATTGGTATGCAAAAAAGTAA
- a CDS encoding SDR family NAD(P)-dependent oxidoreductase, translating into MQKSKTILVTGATSGVGYLIATKLSEKGHRVIATGRNTQSLNELAKLNISVVQSDLSTQSGAKNLVDQLPPLDIAIFSAGIGTFEYATDLEEENLMEMLHVNIQAPMLLTKYIASQMKQQQQGQLIFIGSQAGKVATPKASVYAATKYAIIGYTNALRMELAPYNIHVTCIHPGPIDTPFIDHADQTASYRKAMKHVLLNPEKVANATIQTIGKKTREVNLPWYMGISSKLYAIAPNIVEKLGRNFFNKK; encoded by the coding sequence ATGCAAAAAAGTAAAACAATCTTAGTAACAGGAGCCACTTCAGGAGTTGGTTATTTAATTGCTACAAAACTCTCTGAAAAAGGTCATCGTGTTATTGCCACCGGCAGAAACACCCAATCATTAAATGAATTAGCTAAATTGAACATAAGTGTAGTACAAAGTGACTTATCGACTCAATCAGGAGCAAAGAATTTAGTTGACCAGTTACCACCGTTGGATATCGCTATTTTTTCTGCTGGAATTGGTACATTTGAATATGCAACTGATCTAGAGGAAGAAAATTTAATGGAAATGTTACATGTGAATATTCAAGCTCCTATGCTTCTTACAAAATATATTGCATCACAGATGAAGCAACAACAACAAGGTCAACTTATTTTCATCGGATCACAAGCGGGGAAGGTTGCAACGCCAAAAGCTTCCGTATATGCTGCAACAAAATATGCCATAATTGGCTATACAAATGCATTGCGTATGGAACTTGCTCCTTATAACATACATGTCACCTGTATTCACCCAGGACCTATAGATACGCCTTTTATCGATCATGCAGATCAAACAGCCTCTTACCGAAAAGCAATGAAGCATGTATTGTTAAATCCTGAAAAAGTAGCAAATGCCACAATACAAACGATTGGGAAGAAAACAAGAGAAGTAAATTTACCGTGGTATATGGGCATATCAAGTAAACTATATGCAATAGCACCTAACATAGTAGAGAAATTAGGGAGGAACTTCTTCAATAAAAAATGA
- a CDS encoding sodium-dependent transporter translates to MNKNNNQWSTKLGFILSSAGAAIGLGAIWKLPYVTGQSGGGAFFLLFICFTLLIGLPMLISEFIIGRSTNREAVSAYKILAPHSKWTWIGKLGVIGCFLLLSFYSVVGGWILIYSGKAVVGDVIQPGQNPGELFGMVTGSPWITIVGLLLFTVINVLVISLGVQNGIEKANKIMMPLLFIFFIILVVRSLTLDGAMEGVKFFLAPDFSKITASSLLYALGQSFFALAVGFSCMVTYSSYLKKDESLPYSAGSVVIMNIFVSLLAGLAIFPAVFAFGFKPEQGPALLFMVLPAVFGKLPFGELFFAIFLLLFLFATLTSSFSLYEIIVAALVEKWPNARGKIAWVIGAVVFIASIPAALSSSTLSDFTIFKKSIFDATDYLVSNILLPLGNLLIAIFIIHKMDQKLTKNEFMQGSNLPIGFYQTWRFLMIWIVPIVIAVVLIYTISQY, encoded by the coding sequence TTGAACAAGAACAACAATCAGTGGTCAACAAAACTAGGTTTTATTTTGTCGTCCGCGGGAGCAGCGATTGGATTAGGTGCTATCTGGAAATTGCCATATGTAACTGGGCAAAGCGGTGGCGGTGCATTTTTCTTATTATTTATTTGTTTTACATTATTAATCGGTTTACCAATGTTAATTTCAGAATTTATCATTGGACGCAGTACAAATCGTGAAGCTGTAAGTGCCTATAAGATTTTAGCACCACATTCAAAATGGACATGGATCGGTAAATTAGGTGTGATCGGATGCTTTTTACTATTGTCCTTTTATAGTGTTGTAGGTGGCTGGATTTTAATTTATTCAGGTAAAGCAGTTGTTGGAGATGTTATTCAACCAGGGCAAAATCCAGGCGAATTATTTGGAATGGTCACAGGATCACCTTGGATTACTATAGTTGGTTTATTACTCTTTACCGTTATTAACGTATTAGTGATTAGTTTAGGTGTTCAAAATGGTATTGAAAAAGCAAACAAAATCATGATGCCATTGTTATTTATATTCTTTATTATACTAGTGGTACGTTCGTTAACACTTGATGGTGCTATGGAAGGTGTGAAATTTTTCTTAGCTCCTGACTTTTCGAAAATTACAGCTAGTTCTTTGCTTTATGCATTAGGACAATCTTTTTTTGCTTTAGCAGTTGGTTTTTCATGTATGGTTACATACAGCTCCTATTTGAAAAAAGATGAGAGCTTACCTTATTCAGCTGGATCAGTTGTTATTATGAATATATTCGTATCCTTATTAGCAGGACTTGCGATATTCCCAGCTGTTTTCGCATTTGGTTTTAAACCGGAACAAGGCCCTGCATTATTATTTATGGTGCTTCCTGCAGTTTTTGGAAAACTACCATTTGGCGAATTGTTCTTCGCCATCTTTTTACTATTATTCTTATTTGCGACACTCACTTCATCGTTTAGCCTATACGAAATAATTGTTGCGGCACTTGTTGAGAAATGGCCGAACGCAAGAGGGAAAATTGCATGGGTAATTGGTGCTGTTGTATTCATAGCATCCATTCCTGCTGCCTTATCATCAAGTACATTAAGTGATTTTACGATATTTAAGAAAAGTATTTTCGATGCAACAGATTATCTGGTTAGTAATATTCTTTTACCGTTAGGGAATTTACTAATTGCTATTTTTATCATCCATAAGATGGATCAAAAATTGACAAAGAACGAGTTCATGCAAGGTAGTAATCTTCCAATAGGATTTTATCAAACTTGGAGATTTTTAATGATATGGATTGTTCCTATTGTTATAGCAGTAGTTTTAATTTATACAATATCTCAATATTAA
- the proC gene encoding pyrroline-5-carboxylate reductase, producing the protein MKTIVFAGAGSMAEALIHGWVKEGVVLPENIYVMNKSDQQKLQRLADAYGVQIVYESREIVKKADCLILAMKPKDIQKAMEDLVPYLQTNTAILSVVAGVSMDTIEQTLGKRPIARVMPNTSATIGMSASGVAFNSSASTTLKDEFMHMLEAIGLVIEVQEDELHAVTALSGSGPAYLYYLVEAFEQAGMKFGLSQNVVRKLAIQTIAGAAEMLKQSSEEPTELRRKVTSPGGTTEAGIKALEENHFKDAIYACIQNAEAKSRELASVKKK; encoded by the coding sequence ATGAAAACAATTGTATTTGCAGGTGCTGGTTCAATGGCAGAGGCATTAATTCATGGCTGGGTCAAAGAAGGTGTTGTCCTTCCCGAAAACATATACGTTATGAATAAATCTGATCAACAAAAGTTGCAACGATTGGCTGATGCCTATGGCGTACAAATTGTTTATGAAAGTCGCGAAATTGTGAAAAAAGCTGATTGCTTAATCTTAGCAATGAAACCAAAAGACATTCAAAAAGCTATGGAAGATTTAGTTCCATATCTTCAAACAAATACAGCCATTTTATCCGTAGTAGCAGGCGTTTCCATGGACACAATTGAACAAACTTTAGGGAAAAGACCAATAGCAAGAGTCATGCCAAATACTTCTGCAACCATTGGTATGTCAGCAAGTGGGGTTGCATTTAACAGTTCTGCTTCAACTACACTAAAAGATGAATTTATGCATATGTTAGAGGCAATTGGCTTAGTAATCGAAGTTCAAGAGGATGAATTACACGCAGTAACTGCCCTGTCAGGTAGTGGTCCAGCTTACCTTTACTATTTAGTTGAAGCATTCGAACAGGCAGGTATGAAATTTGGATTAAGTCAAAATGTTGTTCGTAAATTAGCTATTCAAACCATTGCTGGTGCAGCAGAAATGTTAAAACAATCCAGTGAAGAGCCTACTGAGTTACGCCGAAAAGTTACTAGTCCTGGTGGAACAACAGAAGCTGGTATTAAAGCATTAGAAGAAAATCATTTTAAAGATGCGATCTACGCTTGTATTCAAAATGCAGAAGCCAAATCGAGAGAACTTGCTTCCGTAAAGAAAAAGTAA
- a CDS encoding LPXTG cell wall anchor domain-containing protein — protein MMKKYILGIFLSVFAMSIVLSQGYAVQAATSDHQEKTTIASNASANSTISNEKATSSQKAEFVQNTLPQTGVEANHSGLYFSIAGVFLLLAFFTSRSKRYNDSDKPKK, from the coding sequence ATGATGAAAAAATATATATTGGGGATTTTTCTAAGTGTTTTTGCTATGAGTATCGTTTTATCGCAAGGATATGCTGTACAAGCAGCAACATCTGATCATCAAGAAAAAACGACAATTGCGTCTAATGCTTCTGCTAATTCAACTATTTCTAATGAAAAAGCTACATCTTCTCAAAAAGCAGAATTTGTACAAAATACACTACCTCAAACAGGTGTAGAAGCAAATCATTCAGGATTATATTTCTCAATTGCAGGTGTTTTCTTACTTTTAGCATTTTTCACAAGTCGCTCAAAACGTTATAATGATTCAGATAAACCAAAAAAGTAA